In Sphingomicrobium sediminis, the genomic window GCGTGGTTGCGCCGACCAAAGTGAAGGGCGGCAGGTCGATGCGGACCGAACGTGCGGACGGGCCTTCGCCCACCATGATGTCCAGCGCGCGATCTTCCATCGCGGGATAGAGGATTTCCTCGACCGCCGGATTGAGACGGTGGATCTCGTCGATGAAGAGGACGTCGCCTTCCTCGAGATTGGTGAGCAAGGCGGCCAGATCGCCCGACTTGGCGATGACTGGGCCGGACGTGGCGCGGAAACCGACGCCGAGTTCGCGCGCGATGATTCCGGCCAATGTCGTCTTGCCCAGCCCCGGCGGGCCGAAGAAGAGCACATGGTCGAGCGCATCCCCGCGCTTCTTCGCCGCATCGATGAAGATGCGGAGGTTCTCGCGCGCGCCCTTCTGCCCGACAAATTCGTCGAGCGATTTGGGACGCAGCGCTGCGTCGGCATCTTCGGTGCGCCGCTCGGGCGTGGTCAGGCGATCGGGGTCAGTGGCCATAATTCGAACCGATTTCCGCTCCGATGCATTGCTCGGATTGCCCACTCCACGAGCCACCTCGATCCAAGCAGCGATCTTTCTTCATAAATTCTGAATGCATCACAAACCAGTAACCCAACAGCCCCAAAAGTAAGAATGCAAAAAGCAGCATAGCAAGGACACGCCTCACTTCGCCGCCTTCTTCAATGCCACGCGGACCAGCGCATCGAGCCCCGCATCCTCACTGCTGCGCTCGGGCGTGGTCAGGCGGTCGGGGTCAGTGGCCATGGCGACAACCTAACGCGGCTTTCCCGCCACTGCGAGCGCGAAGTTGCCCGCTATTCCGACGGCAATGGCCGATAGGTGATGAAGTCGCCGGCCTCGAGGATTTCATCGCCATGATTGGCGAAGGTCAGCGGCAGGCTCGGGCAGGCTTGCGGTTCGCCGCAATGCTGGAGCTGGACGTGGAGGTGGGGCCCATAGCTGTCGCCGCTATTGCCGAGTTCGCCGACCTTATGGCCCTGCACGACCGTATCGCCGACCGCGACGACGACCGATCCGAACTTGAGGTGCATGAGCGAGGTGAACTCGCCGTTGCCATGGTCGATGATGACATTGTTGCCGTGATAGGCCTGGCTGCCATCGGGAAAGGTGAAGGTGGCGCTGTCATAACCGCCCACCTGGTCGGGGACGCGATCCTCGATGAAGACGACCTTGCCGTCGGCAGGCGCGATCACGTCCATCCCGAAGCCGGCGAGGTTCTCGTTCCGATATTCGGGGTCGGTCATGGGCCCATACGTGTCGGACAGGCCGAGAAAGTCATAGGCGAAGCGCGAGCGGATCCAGCCATGGCCGTTATTGTTGAAGACGCCGTTCGAAATGATCGCATTGCCGGCGAGCGGCAGGATGTAGCTGCCCTGCTGTTCGAAGGCGATCGGCTCATAGCGCACGCCGATGTCGCCGACACTGATCGTGAAGGACCTGACCTCCAGCGATTTGGGATAATGGGCGACGTAGGTGAAGCGCCCGTCCACGTTGCTGTCGAGCATCGATATGTCCGGCCATTCCTGGACGACTTTGGCGCCATTGGCGCCTTCGGCGATGATCTGGACCGGACCGCCGAGCTCGGCCGAATATTGGTGATCGACGACCCAGCTTTCATAGTCGCCGGGGCCCGGCATATCGATGCGATAAACGGGCTGGTCGCTGACGGCGATGGAGCCGGCGAGGGCTAGGATGGAGATCATTTGGCGGCCTTTTTGAGCGCGACGCGCACGAGCGCGTCGAGTGACGCCCCGGACCCCAATTCCTCCTGCGCCGCGGCAACGGCCTTGCTGGCTTCGGCGGGTTTGAACCCCAGGTTGGCGAGCGCCGAAAGCGCATCTTTGGCGACGCTGCCCGCCGGAGCTACGTTGGGCCCGGCTGCAGGGATGCCTTCGAAGTCGCCAAACTTGCCAGCAAGCTCGTTGCAGATGCGCTGCGCGAGCTTGGGACCGACGCCGTTGGCTCTGGCGATCATCGCCTTGTCACCGCTGGCGATCGCCGCGCCCAGTTCCTCGGGGCCGAGGACCGACATGATGGCCAGCGCGACGCGGCCGCCGACGCCCTGCACGCCGGTCAGCGCGGTGAAGCCGGCTTTCTCGGCTGCGCTCATGAAGCCGTAGAGCGTCATCGAATCCTCACGCACCTGCATCTCGGTCATCAGCATGACGTGGCTGCCCACGGTTCCGATGGCATCCAAGGTGCGCGCCGAGACGTGGATGAGATAGCCGACGCCCGAAACGTCGAGGACGATGGTGTCGGAACCGATTTCGGCAAGCTTGCCGGTGAGCCGTGCGATCATGCGACTTTTGTGGCGGGCATCGGGCCGTCTGTCGAGGGGGTGGTGACGCGGCAGGGGCATAGGGTGTAGCGGAGCGGCGACTATTCAACTTGGAGACCTTGATCATGCGTACCCTGTTTCTCGCCCCGCTCATCATGCTGAGCGCGTGCAGCACGACCGCCGAGCCGCTGCGCTACGGCACCAGCGCCGACATGCTGGTGGTCGGCAACAAGAGCGAGGACACGGTGAGCTTTATCGATCTCGATACGGGCGCCGAGCTTGCGCGGCTGGCGACGGGCAGCAACCCCCATGAAATCGCCGTTTCGCCGGATGGGGAGACGGTCGCGGTTGTTCATTATGGCGGCAAGTCGGTCGAATTGTTCGATGCCGAGGATCCGGCCTCGATCCGCACCATCGATCTTGGCGACAATGAAGGGCCACATGGCATCGTCTGGGCCTCCAACGACCGGCTCATCATCACGACCGAGCGAAGCCAGAGCCTGACCATCGTCGACCTCGAGGATGACAGCGTGCGGGCCATCCCGACCGGCCAGCAGGTCAGCCACATGGTGGCGCTGACCCCCGATGAGGAGACAGCCTTCGTCGCCAATATGGGGTCGGGCACGGTGAGCGTGATCGACCTCAAGACTGGCAGCAAGGTGCGCGATATCGCGGCGGGCGATACGCCCGAGGGCATCGCCGTATCGCCGACCGGGAAGGCGCTATGGGTGGCCGACCGCGACAATGCGACGTTGATCCAGTTCGAAATCCCGACCTATCGCGAAATCCGCCGCTACGAGACGGGCAACTTCCCGATCCGCGTCGCGGTCAGTCCCGACGGCAAGCGGGTGGTGACCTCCAACTATGCCGATGGGAGCCTCACCGTCATCGACACCGACAAGGCGCCGCAGACCATCGCCGTGTCGGGCACGCAGGAAGCCGGGCAGGTCACGATCCTGTTCGCCGAAGACGGCCGGCACCTATTCGTCGCCGAAACCGGCCGCGCGCAGGTGGCGCTGGTCGATCTCGATACGGGCGAGGTCGTGACGCGCTTCGATGCGGGTGCGGGGTCGGACGGGCTCGCGCTGGCCGACTAGAGCCCGCGCGCCCGGCTCGCGGCATGGTGGGCGTGGGTAATGGCGACGGCGAGGGCGTCGGCGGCATCGCTGCCGGCAATCTTGATGCCGGGCATCAGCACCTTGACCATGTCGTGAACCTGGCGCTTTTCGGCATTGCCGACGCCGACAACCGACTTCTTGACCAGCCGCGCGGCATATTCGCCAACCTCGATACCGCCCTGCGCGCAAACCGCCAGCAGCGCCCCGCGCGCCTGCGCGAGCTTGAGCGTCGATTGCGGGTTCTTGTTGACGAAAATCTCCTCCACCGCCGCGCAGTCGGGATCATGATCCTTGATCAGCGCGTCAATCTGCAGCGCAAGGTGCGAAAGGCGCTGCGGCAGGGCCTCCTTCGCATCGGTTTTCACCTGCCCGTTGGCAAGGTGGCGCAGGCGATTGCCGTCGGCCTCGACCAGGCCCCAGCCAGTGGTGCCGAGGCCCGGGTCGAGTCCGAGGATTTTCATTATTCGGCCTGGCCGAGCCGCTCCAGTTCGGCGTCCGAGAAGGTGTAGTTGCCCCACACCGTCTGGACGTCGTCATCATCCTCGAGCAGTTCGATCAGCTTGACCAGCTGGTCGGCATCCTTGCCCTCGACTTCGGTTTCCATGTGCGGGCGCCAGGCGAGCTTCGCCGTTTCGGGTTCGCCAAGCACCTTTTCGAGCGCCGAGGAGACTTCGTGGAGCTGGTCGGCCTCGGTCCAGATGGTGTGCGTTTCCTCGTCCGACTGGATGTCGTCCGCGCCCGCTTCCATCGCAGCTTCGAGAACCTTTTCCTCGCTCAGGCCCTCGGCCTTGTATTCGATCAGGCCGAGACGGTCGAAGCTGTGCGCGACCGCGCCGGTCGAACCAAGGTTGCCGCCATTTTTGGACAGGATGGTGCGCACGCTCGTGGCGGTGCGGTTGCGATTGTCGCTGAGCGTCTCGATGATCAGCGCGATGCCGTTCGGGCCATAGCCTTCGTAGCGGATTTCTTCATAATCATCGCCTTCGGACGCCGAGGCCTTGTCGATCGCCTTCTTGATATTGTCCTTGGGCATCGACTGCTTGAGCGCGGTGTTGACCGCGAGGCGGAGGCGCGGGTTCATGTCCGGGTCGGGTAGACCCATCTTGGCCGCGACGGTGATTTCGCGGCTCAGCTTGGAAAAGAGCGCCGAGCGCTTCTTGTCCTGCGCGCCCTTGCGATGCTTGATATTGGCGAATTTACTATGGCCTGCCATGGGTCCTGCTCGGTTAGTGAAGTTATGGGCCGGTCTATAGCGCCCGCTGGAGATTTGTTAAGTGACGCTTGTTGATCGGGCCG contains:
- a CDS encoding M23 family metallopeptidase: MISILALAGSIAVSDQPVYRIDMPGPGDYESWVVDHQYSAELGGPVQIIAEGANGAKVVQEWPDISMLDSNVDGRFTYVAHYPKSLEVRSFTISVGDIGVRYEPIAFEQQGSYILPLAGNAIISNGVFNNNGHGWIRSRFAYDFLGLSDTYGPMTDPEYRNENLAGFGMDVIAPADGKVVFIEDRVPDQVGGYDSATFTFPDGSQAYHGNNVIIDHGNGEFTSLMHLKFGSVVVAVGDTVVQGHKVGELGNSGDSYGPHLHVQLQHCGEPQACPSLPLTFANHGDEILEAGDFITYRPLPSE
- the ruvA gene encoding Holliday junction branch migration protein RuvA yields the protein MIARLTGKLAEIGSDTIVLDVSGVGYLIHVSARTLDAIGTVGSHVMLMTEMQVREDSMTLYGFMSAAEKAGFTALTGVQGVGGRVALAIMSVLGPEELGAAIASGDKAMIARANGVGPKLAQRICNELAGKFGDFEGIPAAGPNVAPAGSVAKDALSALANLGFKPAEASKAVAAAQEELGSGASLDALVRVALKKAAK
- a CDS encoding YncE family protein; this encodes MRTLFLAPLIMLSACSTTAEPLRYGTSADMLVVGNKSEDTVSFIDLDTGAELARLATGSNPHEIAVSPDGETVAVVHYGGKSVELFDAEDPASIRTIDLGDNEGPHGIVWASNDRLIITTERSQSLTIVDLEDDSVRAIPTGQQVSHMVALTPDEETAFVANMGSGTVSVIDLKTGSKVRDIAAGDTPEGIAVSPTGKALWVADRDNATLIQFEIPTYREIRRYETGNFPIRVAVSPDGKRVVTSNYADGSLTVIDTDKAPQTIAVSGTQEAGQVTILFAEDGRHLFVAETGRAQVALVDLDTGEVVTRFDAGAGSDGLALAD
- the ruvC gene encoding crossover junction endodeoxyribonuclease RuvC; its protein translation is MKILGLDPGLGTTGWGLVEADGNRLRHLANGQVKTDAKEALPQRLSHLALQIDALIKDHDPDCAAVEEIFVNKNPQSTLKLAQARGALLAVCAQGGIEVGEYAARLVKKSVVGVGNAEKRQVHDMVKVLMPGIKIAGSDAADALAVAITHAHHAASRARGL
- a CDS encoding YebC/PmpR family DNA-binding transcriptional regulator; this translates as MAGHSKFANIKHRKGAQDKKRSALFSKLSREITVAAKMGLPDPDMNPRLRLAVNTALKQSMPKDNIKKAIDKASASEGDDYEEIRYEGYGPNGIALIIETLSDNRNRTATSVRTILSKNGGNLGSTGAVAHSFDRLGLIEYKAEGLSEEKVLEAAMEAGADDIQSDEETHTIWTEADQLHEVSSALEKVLGEPETAKLAWRPHMETEVEGKDADQLVKLIELLEDDDDVQTVWGNYTFSDAELERLGQAE